The segment CTCTACTGTTGTATATCTCTGGATAGTGGACAGATTCGCATCAGATTGAAGGGAGATCTGATGAAACAAAGATGCTTGCCCTTATCACAACCTGCGGACtgacttaataaattttttggaaattacTAGTTTGCACCAtttgccatatatatatatatattttcaatttgatagcacattttaaaatttttaaaaaaagaaaaaaaaaaaaagatatccaTTTATTCAATGAAAGGGGATGTCATGCCcgattttaaaatgaattttgattgtTAAAAATTGATGTATTTTTTGGGGTTTGTACCGATGATCATGGTCACTTCTTTTTGGACCTTTGAttatattttgacttttataTGGATCTTTAAATTATGTGACAGAAATTTTGTTGAAAGTCCAAGACATATTGAGTATGACCGAAGAATGATGAATATAGAAATGAGTCCGTTGGGTTGACAAGCTGTAGAAGATGCAGTGGGAGAAAGGCCAAGCGAGTTTGCAGGGACCGGTGGTTGGCCGGCGGTGGAGCGCAATCCGCGCTCGAAACCACCACCCTCCTACAAAACACCCCAAAAATAATACATAACCCACATCGATGATTCTGAATTGCCACTCAAAAAGGGCATCTCTTTCCTCTCGATTTAGACAGCCTCTCGCATCAATCAAACACCTCTCTTCCGCCCCTCTACCTTCTTTGCCATTTTCCTGAAACCCAAAACACCCTGCTTCCTCTTCCTTTCTCCTTCCCCCCCGCCATTTCTTTCTGAGGAAGCAGGTCTGTCTCTCTTGCAAGcccttcttcctctttttgagATTGCAGTCTGTCTCCAACTCCAACCATggagttttcttttcttgttcttcttctctttctctctggtATTTCTTCCTCAGAGTCCAAGCTCAATGTCAACTACTACCAGAAGTCCTGTCCAAACTTTGAACGCATCATGCAGGATGCGATTACCAGCAAGCAAATCAACAGCCCCACCACCGCCGCCGGCACTCTCCGCCTCTTCTTCCACGACTGCATGGTCGATGGCTGCGACGCCTCGGTTCTCATCAGCTCCAACGCCTTCAACACCGCCGAGCGCGACGCCGACATCAACCTCTCCCTCCCGGGCGATGCCTTCGACCTCATCGTCCGCGCCAAGACCTCCCTCGAGCTCACCTGCCCCGGCATTGTCTCCTGCGCTGATATCTTAGCTCTCGCCACCCGTGACCTTGTCACCATGGTCGGCGGGCCCTATTACGATGTCCAACTGGGTCGGAAAGATGGGCTGGTGTCTCAAGCCTCGCGGGTAGAAGGAAACCTCCCACGAGCAAACATGACTATGGATCAAATGATAGCAATTTTCGCTGCCAAAGGCTTCAGTATACAAGAGATGGTGGCATTATCAGGAGGACACACAATTGGGTTCTCTCACTGCAAGGAATTCAGCAACAGAATCTTCAATTACAGCTCCACTTCCGACATCGACCCAGCTTTCCATCCCAAATTCGCACAAGCTCTAAGAAACGTCTGCGCAAATTACCAGAGGGATACAGCCATGTCAGCATTCAACGACGTGATGACACCCAACAAATTTGACAACATGTACTACCAGAACTTGCCCAGAGGACTGGGGCTTCTGAGTTCCGACAATGTGCTAGTCACCGACCCCAGAACGAAGCCATTCGTGGAACTTTACGCCACCAACCAGAAGGCGTTTTTCAATGACTTCGCTCATGCAATGGAGAAGCTGAGCGTGCGTGGGATCAAGACCGGGCGAAAGGGAGAAGTGCGGCGCAGGTGTGATGCCTTCAACCA is part of the Vitis riparia cultivar Riparia Gloire de Montpellier isolate 1030 chromosome 17, EGFV_Vit.rip_1.0, whole genome shotgun sequence genome and harbors:
- the LOC117904338 gene encoding peroxidase 65-like yields the protein MEFSFLVLLLFLSGISSSESKLNVNYYQKSCPNFERIMQDAITSKQINSPTTAAGTLRLFFHDCMVDGCDASVLISSNAFNTAERDADINLSLPGDAFDLIVRAKTSLELTCPGIVSCADILALATRDLVTMVGGPYYDVQLGRKDGLVSQASRVEGNLPRANMTMDQMIAIFAAKGFSIQEMVALSGGHTIGFSHCKEFSNRIFNYSSTSDIDPAFHPKFAQALRNVCANYQRDTAMSAFNDVMTPNKFDNMYYQNLPRGLGLLSSDNVLVTDPRTKPFVELYATNQKAFFNDFAHAMEKLSVRGIKTGRKGEVRRRCDAFNHIKT